The proteins below are encoded in one region of Vicia villosa cultivar HV-30 ecotype Madison, WI unplaced genomic scaffold, Vvil1.0 ctg.000434F_1_1, whole genome shotgun sequence:
- the LOC131628230 gene encoding uncharacterized protein LOC131628230, with product MDHRTFLPRTHSWRDDVKSFNGEEEHRTAPSMLNGVEILELLKDFNNEFGKKKKKKVDGPWKKSIIGTLLDILGKTKYHIKARYDLQEMGIRERLHPREIGGGRSEFAKACFSMTPHEKSIFCGVIKAAKLPDGTASNISKCVQVADKKISGYKSHDAHFMLHYLLQIAVRSTMPKEVATPLICLGSFFRSLCQKVIQVEDLYYLEDEIAEILCQLEMIFPPSFFDIMVHLPIHLVNEVRLGGPVQFRWMYPTVRYLCKLKNYVRNRAYPEGSIAEGYLAEEAITFFSRYLHSNVDTRLNRKSRNYDVTDSLEIDPDDYFTTVCRPLGGEGEPFHLDVKSKDDAQRYILFNCNKVQIYISEHDQSVNSNTTKRKWTKAKSQSKEFGEWFKTRAQKDDMPLQLEKLSRGPNFVAKRYPGYVINGYRFHTTKRDTNRKTQNSGCDWFEVEKDKYGLTCVRFNKKIYQNDPFVLPSQVHQCYYVQDPFDPNRHYALQTVPRDFFNIADPSNLQAKTPSNGENNDGELNWVREDIPATIAKTPHEMNEAESDGEDFDYDDTLFDFMD from the exons ATGGACCACCGTACCTTTTTACCAAGAACTCATTCTTGGAGAGACGATGTCAAATCATTTAACGGAGAAGAAGAACATAGGACTGCACCATCCATGTTAAACGGGGTAGAAATTCTTGAACTCTTAAAAGATTTCAATAATGAATTcgggaagaagaaaaagaagaaagttgaTGGCCCGTGGAAGAAGAG CATTATTGGAACTCTTTTGGACATCCTGGGGAAGACAAAATATCATATTAAAGCCCGTTATGATTTGCAAGAAATGGGAATTAGAGAAAGACTTCATCCAAGGGAGATTGGTGGAGGACGTTCAGAGTTTGCAAAAGCATGTTTCTCAATGACTCCGCACGAAAAGTCAATTTTTTGTGGAGTTATAAAGGCTGCCAAGTTACCTGATGGGACTgcatcaaatatttcaaaatgtgTACAAGTTGCTGACAAAAAAATATCTGGTTACAAGAGCCATGATGCGCATTTCATGTTACACTATTTGTTGCAAATTGCAGTAAGAAGCACAATGCCCAAGGAGGTGGCAACCCCACTAATTTGTCTTGGTTCCTTTTTCCGCTCTCTATGTCAGAAAGTTATACAAGTGGAAGATTTATATTACCTAGAAGATGAGATTGCAGAGATACTTTGTCAGTTGGAGATGATATTTCCTCCAAGTttctttgacataatggttcacttGCCTATTCACCTGGTAAATGAAGTTAGATTGGGTGGTCCTGTTCAATTTCGATGGATGTATCCCACCGTAAGATACTTGTGTAAACTTAAGAACTATGTCCGCAATAGAGCTTATCCTGAAGGTTCTATTGCCGAGGGGTATCTGGCTGAAGAAGCTATAACATTTTTCTCAAGGTATTTGCATAGCAATGTAGATACAAGGTTGAATAGGAAGAGTCGGAATTATGATGTTACCGATTCACTTGAAATCGATCCAGATGATTACTTTACAACTGTCTGTCGTCCTTTAGGGGGGGAAGGTGAACCCTTTCATCTTGATGTGAAATCAAAGGATGATGCCCAACGATACATCTTATTCAATTGCAATAAAGTTCAAATTTACATCAG TGAGCATGATCAGAGTGTTAATTCAAACACTACCAAAAGGAAGTGGACCAAGGCCAAAAGTCAAAGTAAAGAATTTGGTGAATGGTTTAAAACTCGTGCCCAAAAAGATGATATGCCATTACAACTTGAAAAACTTTCTAGAGGTCCTAATTTTGTTGCAAAGAGGTATCCAGGTTACGTCATTAATGGATATAGGTTCCATACTACAAAACGGGATACAAATCGCAAAACTCAAAATTCTGGC TGTGATTGGTTTGAGGTTGAAAAAGACAAATACGGACTTACTTGTGTGCGTTTCAATAAGAAAATTTATCAGAATGATCCGTTTGTGCTACCTTCTCAAGTTCATCAATGTTACTATGTCCAAGACCCTTTTGATCCAAACCGGCATTATGCTCTGCAAACAGTTCCACGAGATTTCTTTAACATTGCTGACCCGTCAAACTTACAAGCTAAAACACCTTCTAATGGAGAAAATAATGATGGTGAATTAAATTGGGTTAGGGAAGACATACCTGCAACAATAGCTAAAACACCTCATGAAATGAATGAAGCTGAAAGTGATGGAGAGGATTTTGATTATGATGATACCCTATTTGATTTCATGGACTAA
- the LOC131628217 gene encoding uncharacterized protein LOC131628217, with amino-acid sequence MKRAMIKVDGNSGTKQGSGLKKTKRIPMCKSTSVEEFLKENGENSEEDECENLEEEENIMGEEENTQQIGSEQTEGASKKRTRGPTQCLKIHARKSADREEVVLDDDGEPIGPNNRSVTGLSCFLGTVARNSDLCPLFYTNFKALKKANKDRIWEFITDKFIIPDNGSRAVFSRINDAWRRYKKDLKKSCFLKYTTMSERLKHRPQTVPEVHFKQLISYWKNNNIQVI; translated from the exons ATGAAAAGGGCAATGATAAAAGTTGATGGAAATTCCGGGACAAAGCAAGGAAGTGGCTTGAAGAAGACAAAACGAATCCCAATGTGTAAATCGACTTCAgttgaagaattcctcaaagaaaaTGGGGAAaatagtgaagaagatgaatgtgaAAATCTTGAGGAAGAAGAAAATATAATGGGTGAAGAAGAAAACACTCAGCAAATTGGAAGTGAACAAACTGAAG GGGCAAGTAAGAAAAGGACACGTGGGCCAACTCAATGTTTGAAAATCCATGCTAGAAAGAGTGCGGATCGTGAAGAGGTGGTCTTAGACGATGATGGAGAACCTATTGGACCTAATAATCGAAGCGTGACAGGTTTGAGTTGTTTCCTTGGCACTGTCGCGAGGAATTCAGACTTGTGtcccttattttatactaacttcaaagctttgaagaaaGCAAACAAGGACCGTATATGGGAATTTATCACC GATAAATTCATTATCCCTGATAATGGAAGTAGAGCGGTTTTCTCTCGCATAAATGATGCTTGGAGGCGTTACAAGAAAGATCTCAAAAAGAGTTGTTTTTTAAAGTACACTACTATGAGTGAAAGATTGAAGCATCGTCCCCAGACCGTACCTGAAGTTCATTTCAAGCAATTGATATCCTATTGGAAGAACAATAACATCCAAGTAATATAA